One uncultured Methanobrevibacter sp. genomic window carries:
- a CDS encoding DUF308 domain-containing protein: MANEKIAGLLYIILGLLLIICPVFSSEFLSICIGFALAGLGIATISKGILFRNEISSAYSFLAIAIGFISLLFGILFIFFINALTFLGSLQFYIVGIIMMVYGLMGVFFLDAKHKIYSIIVLILGILVVIFAAFLASQPILIAILIGVALIIEGVFLFVMGKSMKLIEQK; this comes from the coding sequence GTGGCTAATGAGAAAATTGCAGGGTTATTATATATAATCTTGGGTTTACTGCTGATTATTTGTCCAGTATTTTCATCTGAATTTCTTTCTATATGTATTGGTTTTGCTTTAGCAGGTTTGGGTATTGCGACAATAAGTAAAGGTATTCTTTTTAGAAATGAGATAAGTAGTGCTTATTCATTTTTGGCTATAGCTATTGGATTTATTTCATTGTTATTTGGAATTTTGTTTATATTCTTTATAAATGCTTTAACATTCCTTGGATCTCTACAATTCTATATTGTTGGAATTATAATGATGGTATATGGATTAATGGGAGTGTTCTTTTTAGATGCTAAACATAAAATTTATTCAATCATTGTTTTAATTTTAGGCATTTTGGTTGTTATATTTGCGGCATTTTTAGCATCACAACCGATTTTAATAGCTATACTTATTGGAGTCGCATTAATTATAGAAGGTGTATTCCTTTTTGTTATGGGTAAAAGCATGAAATTAATTGAACAAAAATGA
- a CDS encoding DUF4013 domain-containing protein — MNLREIIMDAIKFPISDTRKFLIFCALIIIMSLSTVLPSYGVKDSTLSLILTLVTLIVAIIVLGYCVEVIKSGADGDDTLPDFDYVKQFVNGIKALILDIIYFIIPAIITIIVASATGLFTSFTKIVYISIDAMSKNANNLTTIMAAVPKTTMNTFTNALTITLIVAIILFIIFSLMSFTGLVRFAKTGSGTEGLRFRQILRDMSKVGLIKIIVTLIVIYIIAFVLSLIIGLIGLIPYIGVFIGIFVGVPFMLLFLYRAIGLLYADA; from the coding sequence ATGAATTTACGTGAAATTATAATGGACGCTATTAAATTTCCTATTAGCGATACTCGAAAATTTTTAATATTCTGTGCTTTAATTATTATTATGAGTTTATCAACAGTTCTTCCGTCATATGGTGTTAAGGATAGTACTTTATCCCTCATTTTGACCCTTGTTACTTTAATTGTTGCAATTATAGTTTTAGGGTACTGTGTTGAGGTCATTAAAAGTGGAGCTGATGGTGATGATACACTTCCGGATTTTGATTATGTAAAACAATTTGTAAATGGAATTAAAGCATTGATTTTGGATATAATCTATTTCATTATACCTGCGATTATTACCATAATTGTCGCTTCCGCAACCGGACTTTTTACCTCATTCACTAAAATCGTATATATCAGCATTGATGCAATGTCTAAGAATGCAAACAATTTGACTACAATAATGGCTGCAGTTCCGAAAACAACAATGAACACATTCACAAATGCGCTAACCATTACTTTAATTGTTGCAATTATATTATTTATCATATTTTCATTGATGTCATTTACAGGACTTGTAAGATTTGCAAAAACCGGAAGCGGAACTGAAGGTCTGAGATTCAGACAAATACTAAGAGACATGTCAAAAGTCGGTTTGATAAAGATAATAGTTACATTGATTGTAATTTATATAATAGCATTTGTTTTGTCACTTATCATAGGACTAATCGGATTAATTCCATATATTGGCGTTTTCATTGGTATTTTTGTCGGAGTGCCTTTTATGCTGCTTTTCTTATACAGAGCTATCGGTTTATTGTATGCAGATGCATAA
- a CDS encoding MATE family efflux transporter, with amino-acid sequence MSNEIITHKFRELLLPSLLIAMALNIASVVDASFVSTFIGHNAQAALQVLEPLVLLITIFEWLFGLGGQILALNKKAEFNADGSNHYFTTSMLATIVLSILILLVCFLFKDALINLLHPTAGSLPYVNAYSVYLFICFPIATVLGVLCQFIRVDGQPNFASGVIILVNIINIILNYVFLGIFHMGIEGASLAMLIGYIIGAICTLKYHFDSKRTFRFVLSKLKFKTWIASTIEIIKIGLPGASMGFFNVLLVYIMNLIVSGVLGELGLDIFNVCVSALLLISILIMGFAETLSSIVPIYYSQNDFYNLNHIVRNSLIITLVCSLVFTVFLLVYPDGLLMFFKLHQMPNDGLVENAIRLYSLAFVPMAFSTMLLFYYEGIERTVESGIITIISEFLGPLMFTYLLYPYIGINSVWVSFPLGFILSIVAVAVYVKIIERNDDEYFGLFFIRKGLIEKTRNYTLESKNDDEKSEMFSHLENLNADNSSIETLDKIINTIFDSNNGKVHVEILLIDYGDKITINMKDEGDREVMKGIEKSFSQDNIKVSEVMGFNNIEYVIEAN; translated from the coding sequence ATGTCAAATGAAATTATTACTCATAAATTCCGAGAATTGCTGTTGCCGTCATTGCTTATAGCAATGGCTTTAAACATAGCTTCAGTTGTTGATGCAAGTTTTGTATCAACATTCATCGGACACAATGCACAAGCAGCTTTACAGGTTTTAGAACCTTTGGTATTGTTAATCACAATATTTGAATGGTTATTTGGATTGGGAGGTCAAATTTTAGCTTTAAATAAAAAGGCGGAATTTAATGCAGATGGAAGCAATCATTATTTCACAACTTCAATGCTTGCAACAATTGTTCTATCAATTTTGATTTTATTAGTATGTTTTTTATTTAAAGATGCCTTAATTAATCTATTGCATCCAACTGCCGGATCACTACCTTATGTAAATGCATATAGTGTATATTTATTCATTTGTTTCCCAATTGCTACTGTATTAGGTGTTTTATGTCAGTTTATTCGTGTTGATGGACAACCAAATTTTGCTTCAGGAGTAATTATTCTTGTAAATATTATCAATATAATTTTAAATTATGTGTTCCTTGGTATCTTTCATATGGGCATTGAAGGAGCATCACTTGCAATGTTGATAGGTTATATTATTGGAGCAATTTGCACTTTAAAATATCATTTTGATTCAAAAAGAACCTTCAGATTCGTTTTATCCAAATTGAAATTCAAGACTTGGATTGCCTCAACAATTGAAATAATTAAAATAGGTCTTCCAGGCGCAAGTATGGGTTTTTTTAATGTATTACTGGTCTATATCATGAATTTGATTGTCAGTGGCGTTTTAGGAGAACTGGGTTTGGATATATTCAATGTATGTGTGAGTGCATTGTTGTTAATAAGTATCTTAATCATGGGATTCGCCGAAACATTATCTTCCATTGTTCCTATTTATTATTCGCAAAATGATTTTTATAACTTGAATCATATTGTGCGAAATTCACTTATAATAACATTAGTCTGTTCACTGGTATTTACTGTATTTCTGTTAGTATATCCTGATGGATTATTGATGTTTTTCAAACTTCATCAAATGCCTAATGACGGATTGGTGGAAAATGCGATTAGGCTATACTCATTAGCATTCGTACCTATGGCATTTTCAACTATGTTGTTGTTTTATTATGAAGGAATTGAAAGAACTGTGGAATCCGGGATCATTACAATCATTTCAGAATTTCTAGGGCCGTTAATGTTTACCTACTTATTGTATCCCTACATTGGCATCAACAGTGTCTGGGTATCTTTCCCGTTAGGTTTTATTCTATCGATAGTTGCTGTTGCCGTTTATGTAAAAATAATTGAAAGAAATGACGATGAATATTTTGGTCTGTTTTTCATTAGAAAGGGATTAATCGAAAAAACTAGAAATTACACTTTAGAAAGCAAAAATGATGATGAGAAATCTGAAATGTTCAGTCATTTAGAGAATTTGAATGCGGATAATTCATCTATTGAAACATTAGATAAGATAATAAACACCATTTTTGATTCAAACAATGGAAAGGTGCATGTTGAAATATTATTGATTGACTATGGTGATAAGATAACTATCAATATGAAAGATGAAGGGGATCGCGAAGTAATGAAAGGTATTGAAAAATCCTTTTCGCAAGATAACATCAAAGTTAGTGAAGTAATGGGATTTAATAATATAGAATATGTAATAGAAGCTAACTAA